The region TTTAGAAGTCCTTGTACATTCTTTTCTAgaaatttagttcttttattgttcagatttcaaaattcaagtctaacTGCTAACACTATTAAGATTATttttataacagcccgattttgggcctagtcggaacagtgatttcgggaccacaaatccgacgagaaaaaaaattatttttattatatttttatggtctacgatttcatggaatgattttgtgaaaatttcattcaaaaatttcgacgtttgggcactcaatttagtaaaaatgactaaattgtaaaaagtgcaaaagttgagttcttcaTGTtaaaagtgtccaattgttatgaaattttaaattagaggtccttaaatggaaattagaccattggttaacttatTGGACAAAAAATGGatatgagataagtgaaataggatatttttaagttgggggcattttggtcatttagtaattaaaagaattaaaaaggtcaaaatagccaaaaatttgtccatcttcaagccttggccgaatttgaAAAAGATTAAGAAGAAATGGTTCAATCCTCTTATTTTGATTTCTCGGACCGAGAGATCCATGAATCGGGATCCTAATGTATATAGATACAAATGGTCCAATGGGAGCAATAATTTCCAGGAGCATTTGGAACATTTCGTTTCTGAGCAGAAGAGTCGTTTTCAAGTAGTGTTCGATCGATTACGTATTAATCAATATTCGATTGATTGGTCGGAGGTTATCGACAAAAAAGATTTGTCTAAGTCACTTCGTTTCTTTTTGTCCAAGTTACTTCTCTTTTTGTCCAAGTTGCTTCTCTTTTTGTCTAACTCACTTCCTTAGGGGGGagagccatagttagggttttcaagcttccaagctccatagtaaatgattccaagccccgtttttaacgttctttaaGTTTTTGGAGTcttagtaacttgatttagcttattctagcaataatttaacttagggtttatatttgaaaaaatactcataggtgaaatatgtttattttgatgccatatggtagaatataaagctttaaattatgttaaacaaattttgctaagcgatttgaagtgaaaacgagtaaaacgacataattaataaaaatacctaatgctcataagtaagtgttagagtggaaattcgatgttgccatagaagggaaaaatgtttagcatgtcataataaataagaataagggatgaagtttaatttacgagctttggggaaaaagtgtaaatatgcaaaagtttaagggcaaaagtataaatatgcaaaagtttaggggcaaaatagtaatttttcaaaagtttgagtcaaggactgttttgataaatgtgagtattaaataagtcaaatgtgttattatagatcaagaaagaagtggaatctaccttgatcggagaaaagaaaagattaaagactaaattgctaaatttttatattgttgcaccaaagtaagttatgtgtaaataatagcaatatattttttataaattgtgaattatatttgatatgtgaattaatattgaatgtggaaggaaaattgttcatgaattattcaagtgataaagtgtttaaaataaagtgttaagtgtaaattcccggttgaacttaggaatagaagtggatacaagtgacatgtcactagagataagtgttacaatgagtcccgggtgctgggtgatctagcatgtgttgcagacacctgatagcttgtgtgagcaggcccgtggacatttccagtgttattgatcagtgctAGCTTCGGCTACATGttagtggtagcttcagctacatatcagtgtggcacttatgtgctaattctctacgtatccgtgtatgttccaagtgttcaacgggaaattgactaagtgaaaatacatgagatcatgtaacaattaagtgtaattgaatgatgaatatatgtgtgcaattgaattgaatagtgatcGAAAGTGAaaaggtgaaattatgaaatagtagaattagcaacaaaatagtttttgacagaaacagttgtgtgacttttaaaaatcactaaaaatggtggaaattgaactagagagtgaataagatatgaaatgaaatattaatgagtctatttttacataaaagaaatagagaaagcaaaagacttatatattttgagatattttaagtttagtgagacagggtcaaatgagtttggaatcccctgttctgactttggaaaattgttaaaaattgcacaaaaataatTACGGGCTAAACATTATATGTTTAGAaccctgaatgagtctattttcaagtggAATAAATGTAAGTACCATACAAATTCTTTAcagtgagataattattttttagtgaagagaggtcagaactgtcgagcagtgaaacagggaaaactttaaagaataaactgtacttattggctaagccaaaaattattaaaattttatggtaagaatatatgtgaatctagtttcaggaaaaattaaaggatcttaatttggagctttttagctctggataaaaataatttagtgactttgactcggatagacaactttgaatatacatgtgagtgaatagtaaaattataaaaaaatgttatttataagagtgttatgtacattaaggatgtggaatggagaggaggaggaggaaaataaaatatatgaaggatttttatataaattggtcatatgccgattatatttgataaacgttgaattagaaatgacataatgtttcatttcaattagttattatgaattgaattgtaaattcatatggataaaaccaaacaataatttgttagtattatgcatgacataatgtattattctatatatatattcatggttgaattatgattgttgagaaagatagataaattggaaagaaagttcaaattgagtagaacgcagggttgagtactttcgttcagtgataaagatgaattgacgaaaaataccATGGATGGACCATGGCAAAAAGTGATATGtaattccgtgtaagaccatagctgggctatggcattaatattatgtgattacgtgtaagaccatagttggactatggcatcgagaaaataagtactcaattccataagacattcactaatttgacaaagttggtaagtgttacatggactcACACTCAAGTGATAGATTTATTGTGATTGTTGAAGTTgaattcaattaaatgatttcaccaattggatattgtatatggcaagatgtgttagtgaattacatatttatgaaatgatatttgaagttcagtaagtgatgtatgaaattaatatgaaaaagatttatgattgttattagtattgtttctGACATAATGTGGATTCTTCGATGTTGAAATGATTTAACGAatttattgagcatatgaatgagTATGAGACTCATACAAGTTAGTATAAATATGTACATGTGTCTTATAAGCTTTGAAATGATAAAACTTGTGAATTGTGAATTAATTTGTGTGAAAGTATATGGGATAGATTAACAaatctttacaagatattgaATATTTCATATATTACAATGGTTTAATAGGAAAAATATGATGATACGAGAATATGAAATGATACAGATCAATTCAGGTACTTGCGAGAAGCAAGtaataattgataaattcatatgatGAGAAAGTGAAGGATTATAAGTTCATATGTGGCTATGAAATGAACAAATGGTGATAGCTATAAGGCTTGGATcgaatgagtatatatatatattgggccttgtaagccctaATTAGCGattcgaagataataatttgaaagttttaatttgtatgaaattttataactcagtttaatatgtttataaatgtatgtgttttggtgaTGCCtagtaccctattccggtgtcgaatacgggtaaggggtgttacaatatgacatcgctagattcggtcataacgtttaggccgggtttgggatgttacagtgttgttaaattcaggttcattataATGTTGTTCTTTTAGTTACATTgctactaagtgagtattttttagaaattttcaaaatatcataccaacaaatttaacaaagaaaataattgtGTCAGCAATTgtaactgaattttaaaatttggaaagaagaggaactaaattcttaaaaataaaaatatagaaactaaatttcaaatttaaaaaaaatgcagaaacctatgacatattttaaccttaaattaatagaataaataaaactatacaaccattcaattcaaatattttttttacacaaaattttaatttataaaataatagttCAGATTTATTGAGAATTATCCTTACTAAAATCCTTAATGTTctttccaaaaaaataataaatcatgtTTAGTACCTTGCAATTTTTAATTCTCAAGGTTTTATCATGTTTCCGGACAAAAGCACGAAACAATACTGGTTAATGCCAAAGAAATATTAGAACCGCTTGCTGATGGTTGTAGTGCCGCTCTCTGTATGTGAAAATCCATTGGATGGTAGCCTGTTCGTTCCTGTAGTTGGATATGCATTAAGATAGTGCAAATGTCTTCCCATAACGACTTTATCTTCCAGTGCAAGATGGCCTGCCTAGAGATAACTGAAGCCCATTTTTTGTCAGTTCTTCTCCATGGGTAATTCGGATCGATTCTAGTTTTACCTGAGGTGGCGTAAAAAGAGCAGTCTGTCGTGGAACTTGGAATCCGTACGTAGACACATACCCATGATGAGAGGGGTTGAATTATGTGGCCCTTTTATTCCAATGCCTCCGCCAAGCATTCTCGTAGTGCGATTGACTTAATATTGCATCTACTCTAAGATTCAACGTCGAGTTTATCTCGAAAGTTTGAATAGCTTTTATTGCCAATTTACTATCGGACGAGGTGCTGGTGTTTGCTTATTTTTGAGAGTCTAACTTGTTGAAAAGTCGACGCCCTCGACAATTAGATTTGTGTATGGGCTAAGCCGGATGATCCAGTCCAAAGGCCTGACTAAAAAATgagagaatttaaataaaaatatagacttgaaaaataagtttggacaaaaaaaataatgCATGTTTTCTAAACAGGTTGGCTCTCGGATAAGCTTTTTCGGCCTATGCCTAGCTCGACccgaatttacaaaaaaaaaatactgttattttgttacttttttgccactatttttttattgttttgttatcATTTCGCTCTcgtattgctactattttgttgttattgtttggatactGTTTAACTCTTGttctattattaattttactactattttagaggtatttactTGTTAAgctgcatttatcttagtgttatttaatgatattattttttttcatttggtgggaaacatttattttaatgtttttagtgtatttgaagtattatatttttaaatttattttataaaacaataatataaaatattttaatacaacagattagactttgattttagcatttttattctgACCGggtttgagcaaaattttagactTGTTTTTTAGGTTGAATCTAGAAAACAGACCTATATTTTTTACTTGACCTGATCCAACCAATGAATAACTCTACTAATACTTTCATGGGATCCGATTATTGACCGGAGAAACATGCcttataatcttattttatacataaaaatatttgaattgaatggttgtatagttttatttattaattcatttaaggttaaaatatgtttttttctaaatttgaaatttagtctctatattttatttttaggaatttagtttctttacttttcaaatttaaaaaatcagtTCGAATTGCTTACAcagttattttctttgttaaatttgttggtatgacaatttgaaataaaaaaaaatactcatttagcAGCAATGTAACTAAAAGAACAACatcataatgaacatgaatttaacaaaataatcataatagtGTTAgtaattggacttgaattttgaaattttaaaagtagGGGAGCTAAACTCCTTGAAATAAATATACaaggactaaattccaaaattaCTAAGAGTATAGGGATTTATGACACATTTTAACCTCCATTGTTTAacgtttcttattttattattttaaaaatattaattcctTGCTTTCCAAAATCCGTTGTAGTCTAGGTGGTTAGGATACTCGGCTCTCACCCGAGAGACCCGGGTTCAAGTCCCGGCAACGGAAATTGCTTTTCGtcatttttacttttctttttggttaaatttgttgTCAATCTGTATACTTTGAAAACAATTGAAATTTAGTCCTGCTACTTTcttcatttaaaaattattttctcactTGGTTTATAATCATTAAGATTATAAAatatctctcatcaacatttatcaATTTCACACTTGGCTTAAAACTAATTgatgtttaaatattttcaagtagttattttaattaatgtgCATGGaaaattgatgtatatatataaatttattataatccTACAAAATAGTGAGAAGATTAACATTTGGGCATTTGGGCACTTTAGGCACATGATTTAAAAATAGGAAGCTAAGtgtcaattaaataaattattcgtaaccttgtaatattttatatatatatatttgtaatttgttattattaaaatgaatcgtatataaatttaacaaaaatctttattaattaaatcttaatttttaaatcaaaatagcAAAGGATTAAATTATTCCAATCAAACGTAGAAGAACTAAATTTTAATGGTATAAAAGGCAGAATAAGACCTTAAAAACCATGgttttattcataaaattaatcCTTGAACTATACCGTAGTTGTCAAATGAATCCttaaaagtttttaataaaaaatggtaCATAAACTATCAATTTTGTGTCATTTTACCCAAGAAAAGTGTACAAATGTTTTGGGGTAAACTGAGACAAAATTGATAATTTAGGTATCATTTTGGCAAAAAaaattaaggactaatttgaggATTGAATATAGTTCAGGTATTAGTTtactaataaaacaaaacaaactcATCAATAGTTGTTAAGCTCGAAAAGGAGATATTTGCGAAACTACTAGCACTAGGGCAAATTTCTCATCAAAGAAGCTAAGCATAAGCAAGCAGCTAGAAGTGCAGCACGCGCCAATACTTTCTTCGGTGAATCGGTAATTATCGCCGCCATTTTCGAACTCTAGCTCGAGTTTACTAAGCTCGACTCGCTGCTCCTCCCAACTGTTGCCTTCTCTCAATTGTTTTTTTAGGCTTTTTCTTCTGTATCAGTTTGATCCGTTCTGATTTTCTGAGCAGTAGATAGCTATCTTTAACCTTCCAAGTTTAAGCATTTCAGTTACATTTTAAGCTTATTTTCTTCTCAAAGAAGAAGATCAAGAGTTTTTGAGTGTGAaaattaggatttagggtttttgcGGTTACAGTAGGTTTGTCGCGATGCGTTAACTAAATTGTTAAACGCTACATTATTTAGTTGTAATTTAGACTTTTTTTAGTAATAAATACAGTGGCGAATGCATATCATATTCGTAGCATTGGTCTGTTTTAGAGGATATGCATCGCTTGTAGCTTGAAAGGGTGTATGTAAGTGAATCTGGAGTTTAGACATCTTTAAATTTTAGGGCTCTTCTATAGGGAATTTTATTCACAAAATTTGCTGAAAGAATTGTTCTTGAAGAAGCTTGTATGTTTGATATGTGAGAATGAAGTAGAATTTTATGTGCCACATGCATCGAAAagtgaacttttttttttgtttgttatgTATTAATCTATTAGACTACTTTATGAACTAACATTGTGGTGTAACTTGACTATTTTGTAGTTTGAGGAGCGATGAGTAAAAAAAAGAACCCTATGGTATTCTTCGATGTTTCAATTGGTGGAGATCTGGTGGAAAGAATTATTATCGAGGTAAGCCAAAAACCAGCTGCTGGCTTTTTTTACTCCGTTTTTGTTCCCTGTTTTTTGTGGGAACATATTTGGAAATGAGTCCAACTTCATTTTAAGGATAAAGATAAAGttcttttttttccaaatttacaGCTTTTTGCAGATGTTGTTCCTAAGACAGCTGAGAATTTCCGGGCACTCTGTACAGGTATCCCTGAAAATGTTCCATATTTTTGTTAGTGGCAGGTGACTTAATTTTGGTGCTTGCACCGATTGTCATCTTTTTGTTACTGTGTATCATTATTGATGGACctattattaattattagtttcTGGTCTTTCTAGATTCTTTAATGTCTCCTGTGTCATAGTCTATGAATGCAAGATTTAATTATCTCATGAATATTTTTTCTTTGACTAGGATAAATCACACAAAGCCTTGCTTCAAATTTTATCGTCTTATAAACTAATTGTCTGCATTTGCAAACAAGTTTGTCAGGCTTTTTGATTATATTGAACTGTGTTAAACTATAGGTGAAAAGGGCATTGGCAAATCTACCGGGAAACCCTTGCACTATAAAGGAACTTTTTTTCATCGAATAATCAAAGGATTCATGGCCCAAGTATGTTACTCATTCTTTCTacaaatcattttaattaatcagAGGAATATTTGCTATGATGAttcttgtttcattttttttctcctaTGTCCTACCTTTTGCAGTGATCCAAAGTTTTTATTTCTAAGCTGTAATTTTAGTTTGATTAGCATCTTACTTTTCTATCATAATATCTTATTCGGTCGATAGGATTCAGATTTCTTGTATCTGCAGTCAATTAAACATGGATCTCTTTGGTCTAATCGTATATAATCATTCTAAATGACCTTTATCTGAAACAGTAAGCTCAGTACTTAAACTTTGGTGCCAATTAATCACTAGGAAAATATTTCAGTTATCTTTAAATGAGTAAGTTCTCTGCTGAGTATTAATTGATGGATCTTAGTGCTGTAACCTGAACTTTTTGAGCTTTGTTTTCACCTCCTTGGTGCTACTGCTTGTTGTTGCTGGTGATTAAACTGGTTAGTCATCATGGGTGTCCGCAGAGTGACTAAAATTAGAGAAAAGCTcagtacttttatttttttgctttgtAGGGAAGGTGAGGGGAGCTAGTATCTTTAATTTTACATGTAAAAGCATGTACTCAACGGcactaaaattttccattttttatgttttacttttttctACAGGGTGGTGATTTTTCAAAGGGAAATGGTATGCTTGCTCATTCCAATGCATGGAAATTTTGTTCTGTTATTTTTGAGAGATTGCAGACTCTCTGCTTGACATCTAAATGTATGCCCAGACTTGTAAGGAAAGAGCTTTAATTGATTTGCAGGCACTGGTGGAGAAAGTATTTATGGAGGGAAGTTTGCAGGTAGGCCTTTGCATGTCAGCACTTAAGTATCTTACGATGAATCAAGTCAAAACTTAATCATTAAAGTTTATGTTTCCTTGCAGATGAGAATTTTAAACTGACTCATGACGGACCTGGTGTTCTCTCTATGGCAAACAGTGGTCCAAACACAAATGGATCTCAATTCTTTATAACCTTCAAGCGCCAACCTCATCTTGATGGGTATTTAATGTTTGCTTATTACTTATTTACCTGTTATGACTGTAAAGATGGAGCTTTTCTATGTTGCTTAGCAATGGATTTGTCATTTCTTGAATGCTTGGCAGCAAACATGTTGTTTTCGGAAAGGTAATTAAGGGAATAGAAGTTTTGAAGAAAATTGAGCTTGTCGGAACAGGTGATGGAAAGCCTGCGCAACCTATAAAAATATCTGACTGTGGTGAAACCTCCGAAAGTAAAATTCAGGATGCTCTTGGAAAAGCAAAAGGTACTGTTGCTGCAGTCTTAAGCACCACTATAGCGATTTCTGGATTTGTTGCCAACTTTTCATTTTACTTTTTTCACTACGGTTTTAGTTTCTGGGAAAGGGAAGAAATCGGGAAAAATTCCTTCATCGGACAGTTCAGATGATGAACATGCTAGAGGAAGTAAAAAGTCTTTGAAggataaaaggaaaaaaagaaag is a window of Gossypium hirsutum isolate 1008001.06 chromosome D08, Gossypium_hirsutum_v2.1, whole genome shotgun sequence DNA encoding:
- the LOC107940228 gene encoding peptidyl-prolyl cis-trans isomerase slr1251 isoform X5, whose amino-acid sequence is MSKKKNPMVFFDVSIGGDLVERIIIELFADVVPKTAENFRALCTGEKGIGKSTGKPLHYKGTFFHRIIKGFMAQGGDFSKGNGTGGESIYGGKFADENFKLTHDGPGVLSMANSGPNTNGSQFFITFKRQPHLDGKHVVFGKVIKGIEVLKKIELVGTGDGKPAQPIKISDCGETSESKIQDALGKAKVSGKGKKSGKIPSSDSSDDEHARGSKKSLKDKRKKRKRRYSSSDSYSSDSGSDSYSSDSDSDVSSSESSSSSDGRRHRRKKSAKRGKHQRGKKRKDGRRERKKSRQGKRSKRKSK